CGGCTTGCTGCTGTCGTATGGCGGAGCCGCCAGATACGGCGAGGTCCAGAACTGCCGTGTCCTTCCTTCGGACGGCGAGACCAGGTCCTGCAGGTGGACCGGTTCGTCGGAGCCGAGCAGATAGCTGCAGACCAGGGCGACCTGATCGGGCGATCCGCCGAGGCAGCGCCGCAGGTCGAGGAGCAACGCGTCGGTCGAAGCCAAGAGCGACATCGCGGCCGCGACGGCGGCACCGGCGAGCTCGGGCGGATACAGCAACGGCCGCAGCTCCAGCAGCCCGATGTTGCCGTCCAGCCGTTCGATCCGGGCGAAGCCACCCGCGTCGAGTGCGGCCCGGCGCTGCCAGTACGCCTTCTCGGCCACCGGATCGGTCTCGTCAGGCAGTCCGTCGCGGTGGAACTTGAGCCGCAAATGCTTGTCACGGTTGCCGACCTGCAGGTCAGCCGTGACTCGTTCGGCCAGGTCGACCGGGGTCCGGAGCTCGTCGTACGCACCGTCGGCGACCGCCGCCGCCAGCCGGCCGGCGATCTCGGTGCCGACCTCCGGAAAGACATAGTGCTCGCCGACCAACGAACCCAGCCGACCGAGGACGGACCTGATCTCTTCGGTTTCCATGGCAGGAGTAGAGCATCCGGATTGACTAAGCGTCAAGAAAACTCGACACTTGATTCATGGCTGAGATCGTCGACCACCTGGAAGTGTCGAGCGCCGCCCAGTTCAAGGCGCTCGGGCACCCGCTGCGGCACCGGCTGCTGTTCGCGCTCGGACAGGAAGCCGCGACGATCAGCCAGCTCGCTGCCGCGCTCGGGACGGCGAAGGGCAACGTTGCTCATCATCTGGGCGTGCTCCGCGACGCCGGGATGGTGCACGTGGCCGAGACCCGGCAGGTGCGTGGTGGGACCGAGCAGTACTACCGGCGGTCCGTCCGGCGCTTCGGCTTCACCGGCGAGGGGGCGCGGGCGAACAACACCGTCGCGCTCCAGGCGGTCGCGGCCGACCTGGAAACGGCCGAGGGCGACCCACTGTTCACGGTGCGGAACCTGCGGCTGACGGCAGCCCAGGCCGAAGAACTGGCCACTACCTTGAGCGAACTGGTCGACGGGCTCACCGACGCCGGCCCGGACGAGGCACGGTACGGCGTCGCGATCTCGGTATACCGCCCACGCCAACCACACCACTAAAACCAAAAACACCCACCAACCACCCTCCCGGAAGGAGGCTGGTGGTGGGTGGGAGGTTGGGGCGACTGTGGTTGTTACTTGAGGAAGTCGGGGATGTCGAGGTCTTCTTCCGGCTCCTGCTTGCGGGGGCGGTTCGGGGTGGTGGGCTGCTGGGTGCCGGCGTTGCTCGGGCCGTGGGTCGGCCAGGAGTGCTGGGTCGACGGTGAGGTCGGAGACGCGGGCGTGTGCGGGGCCGGCTGGGCCGACTGCTGACCGGACTGCACCGTGCGGACGCCCTCGCCGGCCTGCGGGCGGGCGGAGTTCGTCGTACCGGCGCGGGGCTCGGTCGGCGCCGGAACCGGAACCGTGTCATCGGTCGGCGTACCGGCCGGCGGCTGGTTCGGGACCGCGTGCGGCTGGCCGGCGGCCTGCTGGTTCGGTACGGCGTGCGACTGACCGCCCTGCCCCTGCACCGACTGACCCTGCACCGACTGCCCTTGAACCGGTTGGCCGTGGACCGACTGACCCTGACCAGGCTGCCCCGGCACGGACTGCCCCGGAACCGCCTGACCCGGAGCGGACTGGTCATGCGCGGACTGACCCGCGCTGAACTGCCCCTGGGCGGGCTGGCCGGTGCCGGCCTGACCCTGAGCAGGCTGACCGGTACCCGGCTGGCCCGTACCCGGCTGACCGGACTGCTGGCCGAACTGCGGGGTCGAGCCGCCGGACATCGGGGCCGAGTAGTTCTG
The genomic region above belongs to Kribbella solani and contains:
- a CDS encoding S41 family peptidase, whose product is METEEIRSVLGRLGSLVGEHYVFPEVGTEIAGRLAAAVADGAYDELRTPVDLAERVTADLQVGNRDKHLRLKFHRDGLPDETDPVAEKAYWQRRAALDAGGFARIERLDGNIGLLELRPLLYPPELAGAAVAAAMSLLASTDALLLDLRRCLGGSPDQVALVCSYLLGSDEPVHLQDLVSPSEGRTRQFWTSPYLAAPPYDSSKPIWVLTSSATFSGGEELSYNLQQFKRGVVVGERTGGGAHPRRGFKLHEQLEASVPVARSVNQVSGTNWEGTGVAPDVEVSAEQAFDEAYRLAAEYVLGMPADPVRNAVTDEARAVLGVVVTAG
- a CDS encoding ArsR/SmtB family transcription factor, translating into MAEIVDHLEVSSAAQFKALGHPLRHRLLFALGQEAATISQLAAALGTAKGNVAHHLGVLRDAGMVHVAETRQVRGGTEQYYRRSVRRFGFTGEGARANNTVALQAVAADLETAEGDPLFTVRNLRLTAAQAEELATTLSELVDGLTDAGPDEARYGVAISVYRPRQPHH